A genomic segment from Leptolyngbya boryana PCC 6306 encodes:
- a CDS encoding peptide ligase PGM1-related protein has translation MLDPTLEFQKLQNQLRDRWRNVVEFDTSDADIIVIPSLSIDQHELLKIEGFLHYEERLLFSLIRLRNPRTRLVYVTSQPIHPSVVDYYLQLLPGIPFSHARDRLLLLSTYDSSTKPLTEKILDRPRLLDRIRQAVNPERAYMICYNSTACERDLSVQLGIPLYALDPTLLHWGTKSGSRQIFAESGIPFPDGSDLVWNAKDLAVATAELWERNPELKRVVIKLNEGFSGEGNAILDLRQLGEVKPGTISHQQRVAKIYDHFAHLKFEAKSETWENYGGRISELGAIAEAFIEGDHKFSPSVQGRVTPDGEIEILSTHDQILNGQIYLGCRFPADEAYRMSIQDLSLHVGRTLAAKGALERFGVDFVAVREEEGWKVYAIEINLRKGGTTHPFMTLKFLTNGRYDLSSGLFYSQQGRPKYYMATDNLQKSQYRGLLPNDLMDIIAYHELHFDTSTETGTVFHLMGCLSEFGKLGLTSIGNSPQQAEDLYRRVVKAIDDETKTSDYSHLTSSSIASMRWNSGY, from the coding sequence ATGCTTGACCCAACCCTTGAATTTCAGAAGTTACAGAATCAGTTGCGCGATCGCTGGCGCAATGTAGTTGAGTTTGACACGAGTGATGCGGATATCATCGTCATTCCGTCGCTAAGTATTGATCAGCATGAACTGCTCAAAATTGAAGGTTTTTTGCATTATGAAGAACGACTGCTCTTTTCGCTGATTCGATTGCGAAATCCTCGGACTCGGTTGGTTTATGTGACTTCGCAACCGATTCATCCGAGTGTCGTCGATTATTATCTTCAGCTATTACCTGGTATTCCATTTTCCCATGCGCGCGATCGCTTGCTGTTGCTTTCGACTTATGATTCATCAACGAAACCTCTGACTGAGAAAATTCTGGATCGACCGCGTTTACTCGATCGGATTCGACAAGCAGTAAACCCAGAGCGGGCATACATGATTTGCTACAACTCGACAGCGTGTGAGAGGGATTTGTCGGTGCAGTTAGGCATTCCGTTGTATGCACTTGATCCGACCCTTCTGCACTGGGGAACCAAGAGCGGCAGTCGGCAGATTTTTGCCGAAAGTGGCATTCCTTTTCCAGACGGCAGTGATTTAGTTTGGAATGCAAAAGATCTAGCGGTTGCCACCGCTGAGTTATGGGAACGCAATCCCGAATTAAAACGAGTTGTGATTAAGCTGAATGAAGGATTTTCAGGAGAAGGAAATGCAATTTTAGATCTGCGACAATTAGGAGAAGTGAAGCCTGGAACCATTTCGCATCAGCAGCGAGTGGCAAAGATTTACGATCACTTTGCTCATCTCAAATTCGAGGCGAAGTCGGAAACTTGGGAAAATTATGGGGGTCGAATTTCAGAACTCGGCGCGATCGCAGAAGCCTTTATCGAAGGAGACCATAAGTTTTCGCCAAGTGTGCAGGGTCGCGTCACACCCGATGGAGAAATCGAAATCCTCTCGACTCACGACCAGATTTTGAATGGACAAATCTATCTCGGCTGTCGTTTTCCGGCAGATGAAGCGTACCGAATGAGCATTCAGGATTTGAGCTTGCACGTGGGGCGGACGTTAGCCGCAAAAGGAGCACTGGAGCGATTCGGCGTGGATTTTGTCGCAGTACGCGAGGAAGAAGGATGGAAAGTTTATGCGATCGAGATCAATCTCCGAAAAGGCGGTACAACTCACCCATTCATGACGCTGAAATTTTTGACCAACGGGCGTTATGACCTTTCAAGTGGCTTATTTTATAGCCAACAGGGACGACCCAAATACTATATGGCAACGGATAATTTACAGAAATCGCAATACCGGGGATTATTACCCAATGATTTGATGGATATCATTGCGTATCACGAATTGCACTTCGATACGAGTACAGAAACGGGAACAGTGTTTCACCTGATGGGATGTCTGTCTGAATTTGGGAAATTGGGGTTGACCAGCATTGGCAATTCTCCGCAGCAGGCAGAGGATTTGTATCGACGAGTCGTGAAAGCGATCGACGATGAAACGAAAACCTCAGACTATTCCCATCTCACCTCATCGTCGATCGCTTCAATGCGTTGGAATAGCGGCTATTGA
- a CDS encoding nucleotidyltransferase family protein, whose protein sequence is MQTQPIAELLQARLRVEVLEIKALCDRHRIAEFGVFGSVLRDDFRVTGNDPSDVDVLVVFERGYRLSWRAWQNLQTELEQLFGRKVDLVRKELLTNPYRRAEILRTCQIIYAKS, encoded by the coding sequence TTGCAGACACAACCCATTGCGGAACTGTTGCAAGCGCGTCTGAGAGTAGAGGTGTTAGAGATTAAAGCATTGTGCGATCGTCACCGCATTGCAGAATTTGGGGTGTTTGGATCGGTACTGCGAGATGACTTTCGAGTGACAGGCAACGATCCGAGTGATGTCGATGTTTTAGTGGTGTTTGAAAGAGGTTATCGGCTGTCTTGGAGAGCTTGGCAGAATTTGCAAACTGAGTTGGAGCAGTTGTTTGGGCGGAAAGTGGATTTAGTCCGAAAAGAGCTTTTGACAAATCCTTATCGTCGAGCAGAAATTTTACGCACCTGTCAGATCATTTATGCAAAGTCATGA
- a CDS encoding HepT-like ribonuclease domain-containing protein, whose translation MQSHDRDAAALWDIAEAIREIQQFMAGVSEMEYLETLWLRRVVERNFEILGEAARRVSPEFQRAHPDVDWGNMIGLRNIIAHRYEQVDHEILWDIMNTVLPEVLVNVERFLSELPGQSS comes from the coding sequence ATGCAAAGTCATGATCGTGATGCTGCGGCACTTTGGGATATAGCTGAAGCAATTCGAGAGATTCAACAGTTTATGGCTGGAGTCTCTGAGATGGAATATCTAGAGACACTATGGTTACGTCGTGTAGTTGAGCGCAATTTTGAAATTTTAGGTGAGGCGGCTCGTCGGGTTTCACCTGAGTTTCAACGGGCACATCCTGACGTAGATTGGGGGAATATGATCGGATTACGGAATATTATTGCTCATCGCTACGAACAGGTTGATCATGAAATTCTGTGGGACATTATGAATACGGTCTTGCCGGAGGTTCTTGTAAACGTAGAGCGTTTTTTGTCGGAATTGCCGGGGCAGTCATCTTAA
- a CDS encoding Tex family protein, with amino-acid sequence MNIPQLLAEELSLRSFQISNALELFAEGATVPFIARYRKERTGEMDEVQLRDLFDRFTYLTELEERKKTILDSIESQGKLTEELKLKIEACLQKNELEDLYLPYRPKRRTRATIAREKGLGELAVFIAALNQPNASVASLEDEAKRYLSEEKGVKTIEEALQGASDILAEEVAEKAEFRAYLREFFLESGIFVSRIKDDYPEGSTKFEMYRNYQAKITKIAPHNLLALYRGEAEGILSFDLSFDEDSVQQYLESETIRTKAKPVREFYQSMLKDAFNRLMKTSIISEVRSQKKQEADIESIKTFETNLRELLLSAPAGMKPTLAVDPGFRTGCKVSVLDQTGQFLKYEAIFPHTGAEKRKQAAVSLKKLIEQYQIELIAIGNGTASRETDEFVAEVLTTLERKPIKVIVNESGASIYSASPVAIAEFPELDITVRGAISIGRRLQDPLAELVKIDPKSIGVGQYQHDVDQKLLKKKLDETVESCVNYVGVDLNTASKELLMFVSGVSSTVANNIVNYRNQNGAFKDRKSLLKVPKLGAKTFEQAAGFLRIRDGKNPLDNTAVHPESYAILEAIAKDLNVPLTQTAQIAAQLKANLKKYVTDAIGEPTLRDIVAELEKPGRDPRAEFKYATFKEGIKEISDLRVGMELEGIVTNVANFGAFVDIGVHQDGLIHVSQMSDRFVSDPNQIVKVGQVVKVRVLEVNEALKRISLSMKSEEQSGSKASQAVKTSGQKQPERRTPEKSKSQQKPASLDDLKSKFGKKA; translated from the coding sequence ATGAATATCCCTCAACTTCTGGCAGAAGAACTCTCACTGCGATCGTTTCAGATTAGCAATGCACTCGAACTGTTTGCAGAAGGGGCAACGGTTCCGTTTATTGCACGGTATCGCAAAGAGCGAACTGGCGAAATGGACGAGGTGCAGTTGCGGGATTTGTTCGATCGCTTTACCTATCTCACCGAATTAGAAGAGCGCAAGAAAACCATTCTCGACTCGATCGAGTCTCAAGGCAAACTCACGGAAGAATTGAAGCTCAAGATCGAAGCCTGTTTGCAGAAGAATGAACTAGAAGATTTGTATCTGCCATATCGTCCGAAGCGCAGAACAAGAGCGACGATCGCACGCGAGAAAGGCTTAGGTGAGTTGGCTGTTTTTATCGCTGCTTTGAATCAGCCCAACGCATCTGTCGCATCCTTAGAAGACGAAGCAAAGCGGTATTTATCTGAAGAAAAAGGCGTTAAAACCATCGAGGAAGCTTTGCAAGGAGCTTCGGATATCTTGGCGGAAGAAGTTGCCGAGAAGGCTGAATTTCGGGCGTATCTGCGCGAGTTTTTCTTGGAGTCTGGAATCTTTGTGTCGCGGATCAAAGATGACTATCCTGAGGGCAGTACAAAGTTTGAAATGTACCGCAACTATCAAGCGAAGATTACTAAGATTGCACCTCATAACCTACTCGCTCTATACCGTGGAGAGGCAGAAGGAATTCTGAGCTTTGATCTCAGCTTTGATGAGGATTCGGTACAGCAGTATCTAGAGTCAGAAACGATTCGGACAAAGGCAAAACCTGTTCGAGAATTTTATCAATCGATGCTCAAAGATGCGTTCAATCGCTTGATGAAAACTTCGATCATTTCAGAAGTACGATCGCAGAAAAAACAAGAAGCCGATATCGAATCGATTAAAACCTTTGAAACTAATTTGCGCGAGTTACTGCTTTCGGCTCCGGCTGGAATGAAGCCAACGCTCGCCGTCGATCCGGGTTTCCGAACAGGCTGCAAAGTTTCAGTCCTGGATCAAACGGGTCAATTTCTCAAATACGAAGCAATCTTTCCACACACTGGGGCTGAGAAGCGCAAGCAAGCAGCCGTGTCTTTGAAGAAGTTGATTGAGCAATATCAAATTGAACTCATTGCGATCGGAAATGGAACTGCGAGCCGCGAAACTGATGAATTTGTCGCAGAAGTTTTAACGACTTTAGAACGCAAGCCGATTAAAGTGATTGTGAATGAATCCGGTGCTTCAATTTATTCAGCAAGTCCAGTTGCGATCGCAGAGTTTCCCGAACTTGATATCACCGTCAGAGGCGCAATTAGCATTGGACGGCGTTTACAAGATCCGTTAGCAGAATTAGTCAAGATTGATCCAAAATCGATCGGAGTCGGACAGTATCAACATGATGTGGATCAAAAGCTACTGAAGAAAAAGCTAGATGAAACGGTTGAAAGTTGCGTAAACTATGTCGGAGTTGACCTCAATACAGCATCGAAAGAGCTATTAATGTTTGTTTCTGGTGTGAGTTCAACGGTTGCAAATAATATTGTGAACTATCGCAATCAGAATGGTGCGTTCAAAGATCGTAAATCATTGCTCAAAGTCCCAAAATTGGGTGCAAAAACCTTTGAACAAGCTGCGGGTTTTCTGAGAATTCGCGACGGTAAAAATCCATTAGACAATACTGCCGTTCACCCAGAAAGCTACGCAATTTTAGAAGCGATCGCTAAAGATCTCAACGTCCCTCTGACTCAAACGGCGCAGATCGCAGCGCAACTTAAAGCGAATTTAAAGAAGTATGTGACAGACGCGATCGGAGAACCGACACTGCGCGACATCGTTGCAGAACTAGAAAAACCTGGACGTGATCCGCGTGCTGAATTTAAGTACGCAACCTTCAAAGAAGGCATCAAAGAAATTTCAGATCTCCGAGTCGGCATGGAACTCGAAGGAATTGTCACCAATGTGGCGAATTTTGGAGCATTTGTTGATATCGGTGTGCATCAGGACGGCTTGATTCACGTGTCGCAAATGAGCGATCGCTTTGTCAGCGATCCGAATCAAATTGTGAAAGTTGGACAGGTTGTAAAAGTGCGCGTTTTAGAAGTGAATGAAGCACTGAAACGAATCAGTTTATCAATGAAGTCAGAAGAACAATCGGGTTCAAAAGCCTCTCAAGCAGTGAAGACCTCAGGACAGAAACAACCCGAACGAAGAACCCCAGAAAAATCGAAATCGCAGCAAAAGCCAGCGTCGTTAGATGATTTGAAGTCAAAGTTTGGTAAGAAGGCTTAG
- a CDS encoding AMP-binding protein: MRYSDANLTLHHLVAVQAECQPSSIALRSVYEPPQSGLTYEALHSQITKVTHILTAHGIQPNDRIAVVLPNGTEMAVVFLAIASCATCAPLNPNYQRAEFDFYLDDLQAKALIILAGQPSPARSSAQARNIPILDLIPTSAGQFEIEGHAVCDGHPEFAKPDDVALILHTSGTTSRPKMVPLTHRNLWTSANNVATTLELTPSDRCLSLMPLFHIHGLVGVLLASIAAGGQVICTPGFQATRFFDWFETFQPTWYSAVPTIHQAILAQAEQQRDRLEHSALRLIRSSSAALPTQVKNLLETTFQVPVIEAYGMTEAAHQMTSNLLSPSDRKAGSVGKAIGLEVAIMDETGQLLQPSAIGEVVIRGANVTSGYEQNPDATAKAFTQGWFRTGDQGYFDSDGFLFLQGRLKEIINRGGEKIAPLEIDAVLMDIPEVFQAVTFAVPHPTLGEDVAAAVVLHPGANLSAVEIRKILFQKVADFKVPSQVVMVDAIPTGATGKLQRIGLFEKLVDQLKPVFVAPQTESEQKLAAIWAEVLGTDCNIGRHDNFFALGGDSLKATQIIVRITQIFEIEMPLVALFQSPTLMEQAERIDALCAESSTLMSLFNQLQDRPEAERLALIENLSL, translated from the coding sequence TTGAGATACAGCGATGCGAATCTCACGCTTCATCATCTCGTTGCAGTTCAAGCGGAATGTCAGCCTAGCTCAATCGCGCTTCGATCTGTCTACGAACCTCCGCAATCTGGCTTAACCTATGAAGCCCTCCACAGTCAGATTACAAAAGTTACCCACATCCTCACAGCTCACGGGATTCAGCCCAACGATCGGATTGCAGTTGTGCTACCCAATGGGACGGAAATGGCAGTTGTTTTTCTCGCGATCGCGAGTTGTGCTACCTGTGCGCCGCTGAATCCAAATTATCAACGTGCAGAATTTGATTTCTATTTAGACGACTTGCAAGCAAAAGCACTGATCATTCTCGCCGGACAACCCTCACCCGCACGTTCGAGCGCCCAGGCTCGCAACATTCCAATTCTCGACCTCATTCCAACCTCAGCAGGACAATTTGAGATAGAAGGTCACGCAGTGTGTGATGGACATCCTGAGTTTGCAAAACCTGATGATGTCGCACTGATCCTGCACACCTCAGGCACAACCTCTCGTCCAAAAATGGTTCCTCTCACCCATCGCAACCTATGGACTTCTGCCAACAATGTGGCGACAACTTTGGAATTAACGCCAAGTGATCGCTGTCTGAGTTTAATGCCCCTGTTTCACATTCATGGATTGGTCGGCGTATTACTTGCGTCGATCGCAGCAGGTGGGCAAGTGATTTGTACACCGGGATTTCAAGCCACTCGATTTTTTGACTGGTTTGAAACTTTTCAGCCGACTTGGTACAGTGCAGTTCCTACTATTCATCAAGCCATTTTGGCTCAAGCCGAACAACAGCGCGATCGACTTGAGCATTCGGCTCTGCGTTTGATTCGTTCTTCTTCTGCTGCACTCCCCACTCAGGTCAAAAATTTACTAGAAACAACCTTTCAGGTTCCTGTCATCGAAGCGTATGGCATGACCGAAGCAGCCCATCAAATGACCAGTAATCTGCTGTCACCTAGCGATCGTAAAGCTGGCTCGGTCGGAAAAGCGATCGGGCTAGAGGTTGCGATCATGGATGAAACAGGACAATTGCTTCAACCGAGTGCGATCGGGGAAGTTGTGATTCGAGGTGCAAATGTCACATCTGGATATGAACAGAATCCAGATGCGACAGCAAAAGCATTTACGCAGGGATGGTTTAGAACTGGAGATCAAGGATACTTCGACTCTGATGGTTTTTTATTCCTGCAAGGACGCTTAAAAGAAATCATCAATCGCGGCGGAGAAAAGATTGCACCCTTAGAAATTGATGCCGTGCTGATGGACATTCCAGAAGTCTTTCAAGCTGTGACATTTGCAGTTCCGCATCCGACTCTGGGTGAAGATGTTGCAGCCGCAGTCGTCCTACATCCGGGAGCCAATTTGAGTGCAGTAGAGATTCGCAAAATCTTGTTCCAAAAGGTTGCAGATTTCAAAGTTCCAAGTCAAGTCGTGATGGTCGATGCTATTCCTACAGGCGCAACTGGAAAGCTACAACGGATCGGGTTGTTTGAAAAGCTCGTTGATCAATTGAAACCTGTGTTTGTCGCTCCTCAAACTGAGTCTGAGCAGAAACTTGCTGCTATTTGGGCTGAAGTTTTAGGAACGGACTGTAACATCGGACGACACGACAATTTCTTTGCCTTAGGAGGAGATTCACTCAAAGCAACTCAAATCATCGTGCGGATTACTCAGATCTTCGAGATTGAGATGCCATTGGTCGCCTTATTTCAATCTCCAACTCTCATGGAGCAAGCGGAAAGAATTGATGCCTTATGTGCGGAGTCTAGCACGCTAATGTCGCTGTTCAATCAATTGCAGGATCGACCAGAAGCGGAACGCCTAGCACTAATCGAGAACCTATCATTGTAA
- a CDS encoding non-ribosomal peptide synthetase — translation MKDLAQRLANLSPAQRTLLQQKLQQQEQSAKPATIPHRDPAQPIPLSFTQQRLWFLAQLEPESPVYNIADAVRVQGQLNVEVLQQALSAIAQRHEILRTTIGLNNGEPVQIVCDPAIEFAEIDLRSQLESEREIACQQHIQQVICQPFDLAEKPLWRMVLLRLDQAESVLLLVQHHLISDGWSVGIFWQELGELYEALLHQYPSSLAELPIQYGDFAVWQHQQFETGKLRSQFEYWTKQLGGTIPMLELPTDHARPAVQTFTGAHYRFTVPEALTTTLIQLAQQEQATLFMVLLAAFNTLLYRYTQQEDLWIGTPIANRNRIETEPLIGFFANTLVLRSDLSGQPTFRTLVKRVRDMALDAYSHQNFPFEKLVQALQPERSLSQNPLFQTMFALRNLPEKVQPLSGLELHPMSLDREIAKFDLTLEMSQVDRQLQAKFEYNTDLFAPETIERMSGHLLTLLSGIVQNCDRTLSELPLLTETERYQSLIEWNKTESDYPDCCIHQLFEAQVEKTPDAIAVEFEAQTLTYRELNQRANQLAHHLQLLGVVPNQFVGLCVDRSLDMIVGMLGILKAGGAYVPLDPTYPRSRLALMLEDAQLSILVTQSWHVEAFDAYPVHLICLDQPREILSSDNLRVTTATADRAYLLYTSGSTGKPKGAVIAHQSLVNAVWAGQRFFSLTPNDTWVAVASFCFDVAAFELYSPLIAGAKLVIAAQDVVRDGKRLAALMQSSGATIANFTPATWQILLGSQWQSQPHLKILCGGEALSKDLASRLLAQSDCVWNLYGPTETTIYSTLYRVRTAEKSPAIGRPIANTQLYVLDRHLQPLPIGVPGELHIGGDGLAIAYLNRPDLTTERFIPIPPSLQDIAKGTRLYKTGDLVRYLPDGNVEYLGRIDHQVKIRGFRIELGEIESVLMEQDAVQIAVAIVREDQAHEKTLVAYVGLAQPVDVAELRSFLKSKLPDYMIPNAIVVLDTLPLTPTGKIDRRSLPAPTKQLESDAALPRTPIEAKLAEIWQQVLGLREISVNDNFFELGGHSLMATRIITRIDAELQINLPLRCLFESPTIAELAIAITQQQLETLEDEELLQLLNLLEDGSDAVN, via the coding sequence ATGAAAGATCTTGCCCAACGCCTTGCCAACCTATCTCCCGCACAGCGCACGCTCCTGCAACAAAAACTTCAGCAACAGGAACAGAGCGCTAAACCTGCAACTATTCCCCATCGCGATCCAGCACAGCCCATTCCACTTTCGTTCACACAGCAGCGATTGTGGTTCTTGGCACAGTTAGAGCCAGAGAGTCCGGTATATAACATTGCTGATGCGGTGCGAGTGCAAGGACAGTTGAACGTTGAGGTGTTGCAACAGGCATTAAGCGCGATCGCACAACGGCACGAAATTCTACGAACCACAATTGGACTGAACAATGGCGAACCTGTGCAGATTGTATGCGACCCCGCGATCGAGTTTGCTGAAATTGATTTGCGATCTCAGCTTGAGTCTGAGCGGGAAATTGCCTGCCAACAGCACATTCAGCAAGTGATCTGCCAACCGTTTGATCTGGCTGAAAAACCGTTATGGCGAATGGTTTTACTGCGGCTCGATCAAGCTGAATCTGTGCTTTTACTTGTTCAGCATCATTTGATCTCTGATGGGTGGTCAGTCGGGATTTTTTGGCAAGAGTTGGGTGAACTCTACGAAGCACTTTTACATCAATATCCCTCATCGCTTGCTGAATTACCGATTCAGTATGGAGATTTTGCAGTCTGGCAACACCAGCAATTTGAAACGGGAAAATTGCGATCGCAGTTTGAGTATTGGACAAAGCAATTGGGTGGAACAATTCCAATGTTGGAGCTACCCACAGATCACGCCCGTCCAGCCGTGCAAACCTTCACAGGCGCACACTACCGTTTCACAGTGCCAGAGGCGTTAACCACAACATTGATTCAACTCGCGCAGCAAGAGCAAGCCACTTTGTTTATGGTACTCTTAGCAGCGTTTAACACGTTACTTTATCGCTATACGCAGCAAGAAGACCTTTGGATTGGAACCCCGATCGCGAATCGAAATCGGATCGAGACTGAACCCTTGATTGGTTTTTTTGCCAATACGCTCGTGCTGAGATCAGATCTGAGTGGGCAACCGACGTTTCGCACTTTGGTCAAACGCGTGCGAGACATGGCATTAGATGCTTACAGCCATCAGAATTTTCCGTTTGAGAAACTAGTACAAGCTTTGCAGCCTGAGCGGAGTCTAAGTCAAAATCCTCTGTTCCAAACGATGTTTGCACTGCGAAACCTACCCGAAAAAGTGCAACCTCTTTCTGGACTGGAATTGCACCCCATGTCTCTAGACAGAGAGATCGCTAAGTTTGATCTGACATTGGAAATGAGCCAAGTCGATCGACAGTTACAGGCAAAGTTTGAGTACAACACAGACTTATTTGCGCCAGAAACGATCGAGCGCATGAGCGGGCATTTACTCACATTACTTTCCGGGATTGTTCAGAATTGCGATCGCACGTTATCAGAACTGCCTTTACTCACAGAAACCGAACGGTATCAGTCTTTAATCGAATGGAATAAGACTGAGAGCGATTATCCAGATTGTTGTATCCATCAATTATTTGAAGCTCAAGTTGAGAAAACACCCGATGCGATCGCCGTTGAATTTGAAGCTCAAACTCTGACCTATCGAGAACTCAATCAACGCGCCAATCAACTTGCCCATCACTTGCAACTCTTGGGAGTGGTTCCGAATCAATTTGTCGGATTGTGTGTCGATCGCTCACTCGACATGATTGTTGGAATGCTAGGAATTCTCAAAGCAGGGGGAGCTTATGTGCCGCTCGATCCAACTTATCCGCGATCGCGACTCGCTTTAATGTTAGAGGACGCACAACTCTCGATTTTAGTCACGCAATCTTGGCACGTTGAAGCTTTTGATGCGTATCCCGTTCACCTTATTTGCCTCGATCAACCCCGTGAGATTCTGAGTTCAGACAATCTTAGAGTCACGACAGCCACAGCTGATCGAGCCTACCTCCTCTATACATCTGGCTCAACTGGAAAGCCTAAAGGAGCCGTTATTGCTCATCAATCTCTGGTCAATGCAGTTTGGGCAGGACAGAGATTTTTTTCCCTCACTCCCAACGATACTTGGGTCGCAGTTGCGTCTTTTTGCTTTGATGTAGCTGCTTTTGAACTGTACTCGCCTTTAATTGCAGGCGCAAAACTCGTCATTGCTGCACAAGATGTCGTGCGAGATGGCAAGCGTCTTGCTGCATTAATGCAGTCGAGCGGGGCAACGATCGCAAATTTTACGCCTGCAACCTGGCAAATCTTACTTGGATCTCAATGGCAGAGCCAGCCTCACTTGAAAATCCTCTGTGGTGGAGAAGCCTTATCTAAAGATCTCGCGAGTCGTCTTCTCGCTCAGAGTGATTGTGTTTGGAATCTCTACGGCCCAACCGAAACCACCATTTATTCCACCCTCTATCGAGTGAGAACGGCTGAAAAATCACCTGCAATTGGTCGCCCGATCGCGAATACGCAGCTCTATGTTCTTGATCGACATTTACAACCGTTGCCGATTGGCGTTCCTGGTGAACTGCACATTGGTGGGGATGGCTTAGCGATCGCTTATCTTAATCGTCCAGATCTCACCACGGAACGGTTTATTCCCATTCCACCCAGTTTGCAAGACATTGCCAAAGGAACCCGATTATACAAAACGGGCGATCTAGTGCGGTACCTCCCGGACGGCAATGTTGAGTACTTAGGTCGGATCGATCATCAGGTGAAAATTCGCGGATTTCGGATCGAGCTAGGTGAGATTGAATCTGTACTCATGGAGCAAGACGCAGTACAAATCGCTGTCGCAATCGTACGAGAAGATCAAGCTCACGAAAAAACGCTCGTTGCCTACGTCGGACTTGCTCAGCCTGTGGATGTCGCTGAGTTGCGATCGTTTCTGAAATCAAAGTTACCGGATTACATGATCCCGAACGCGATCGTGGTTCTCGACACCTTGCCGCTCACTCCGACGGGGAAAATTGATCGGCGATCGCTTCCGGCTCCAACGAAGCAGCTAGAGAGTGATGCCGCTTTACCACGCACGCCGATCGAAGCCAAGCTTGCAGAGATCTGGCAACAGGTACTTGGACTCAGAGAAATCAGCGTCAATGATAATTTCTTTGAGTTAGGAGGACACTCCTTGATGGCGACTCGAATCATCACCCGCATTGATGCTGAGTTGCAAATCAATTTGCCGCTCCGTTGCTTGTTTGAATCACCGACGATCGCAGAGCTAGCGATCGCCATCACTCAACAGCAGCTTGAAACATTAGAGGACGAAGAGTTACTTCAACTGCTCAATCTACTTGAGGACGGATCTGATGCGGTCAACTGA